In the genome of Rhodoplanes sp. Z2-YC6860, one region contains:
- a CDS encoding D-2-hydroxyacid dehydrogenase family protein: MKISILDDYHDTVRTLACFKKLDGHDVTVWNDHVQDVDALAERLKDTEALVLIRERTKIQEPLLERLPKLKLISQRSVYPHIDIDACTKLGIVVSSNMHLGTPSYATAELTWGLIIAAFRQIPQQMASLKAGTWQLGVGSTLRNKTLGIFGYGRIGAAVAAYGKAFGMNVVVWARPQSMVRAKAEGHLVAPSKLAFFERCDVITLHMRLVDATRGIVTYDDLRRMKPTALMVNTSRAPLIERGALVEALRAGRPGMAAVDVYEEEPMRDTANPLLNMDNVICTPHLGYVTRDEYELQFSDIFDQITAYTAGDPINVVNADVLKSELRRTA; this comes from the coding sequence ATGAAGATTTCAATTCTCGACGACTATCACGATACGGTCCGGACTCTCGCTTGCTTCAAGAAGCTCGACGGCCATGACGTCACGGTTTGGAACGACCACGTCCAGGACGTCGACGCGCTTGCCGAGCGGCTGAAGGACACCGAGGCGCTGGTGCTGATCCGCGAGCGCACCAAGATCCAGGAGCCGCTTCTTGAGCGGCTGCCCAAGCTCAAGCTGATCAGCCAGCGCAGCGTCTATCCGCATATCGACATCGACGCCTGCACCAAGCTCGGCATCGTGGTGTCGTCGAACATGCATCTCGGCACGCCATCCTACGCCACCGCCGAGCTGACCTGGGGCTTGATCATCGCGGCGTTTCGCCAGATCCCGCAGCAGATGGCCTCGCTCAAGGCCGGCACCTGGCAGCTCGGCGTGGGATCGACACTGCGCAACAAGACGCTCGGCATCTTCGGCTATGGCCGGATCGGCGCGGCCGTCGCCGCTTATGGCAAGGCCTTCGGCATGAACGTGGTGGTCTGGGCACGGCCGCAGTCGATGGTGCGCGCCAAGGCCGAGGGCCACCTGGTTGCGCCCAGCAAGCTCGCCTTCTTCGAACGCTGCGACGTCATCACGCTGCACATGCGGCTGGTCGACGCGACGCGCGGCATCGTGACCTACGACGATCTCCGCCGCATGAAGCCCACCGCGCTGATGGTCAACACCAGCCGGGCGCCGCTGATCGAACGCGGCGCGCTCGTCGAGGCGCTGCGCGCAGGCCGGCCCGGGATGGCTGCGGTCGACGTCTATGAGGAGGAGCCGATGCGCGACACCGCGAACCCGCTGCTCAACATGGACAATGTGATCTGCACGCCGCATCTCGGCTACGTCACGCGCGACGAATACGAGCTGCAGTTCAGTGACATCTTCGATCAGATCACCGCCTATACAGCCGGCGATCCGATCAACGTCGTGAACGCGGACGTGCTGAAGTCGGAGCTGCGGCGGACGGCGTAG